In Propionicimonas paludicola, a single window of DNA contains:
- the leuS gene encoding leucine--tRNA ligase, producing MTTESVRVGYDAAAAQEKWQRFWEADGTFTPLDDGSRERRYMLDMFPYPSGDLHMGHAEAFVMGDIVARYWKLCGYDVMHPIGWDSFGLPAENAAIARDAHPADWTYANIDTQAGSFKRYGLGLDWSRRLHTSDPEYYRWTQWLFLRFYERGLAYRKDSYVNWCPNDQTVLANEQVVQGLCERCSAVVTKRKLTQWYFKITDYAQRLLDDMSLIEGHWPDRVLTMQRNWIGRSEGAYVDFQVEGREEPVRVFTTRPDTLYGATFFVVAPEAALAAEIVTDEQRPAFEEYLEATKRATEIERQSSERPKSGVFLGVHAINPVNNELLPIYAADYVLADYGTGAVMAVPAHDQRDLDFAKAFNLPVRVVVETGLPDPAETFVATPGDGSYVNSPVLEGLADKKAGIAAITASLAEQGRGESAVTFRLRDWLLSRQRFWGCPIPIIHCATCGEVPVPDDQLPVRLPDLRGAALAPKGTSPLASATDWVNVSCPKCGGAAQRDTDTMDTFVDSSWYYFRYCSPNYTEGPFDPAEVAKWMPVAQYVGGVEHAILHLLYSRFFTKVLSDIGLVDFPEPFMSLMNQGQVINQGKAMSKSLGNGVDLGKQIDEFGVDAIRTTVVFAGPPEDDIDWADVSPGSTLKFLQRAFRLAQDVASPVDTDPASGDLNLRRATHRSVADVTEALESKRFNVAVARIMELVNATRKAIDAGPGAADPAVREAAEAVAVILSPIAPYVAEEMWELLGHTPSVAAASWPKVDPALLVAEQVTCVVQVQGKVRAKLDVSPSISAEELEAVALADPGVQRALDGRAVRQVIVRAPKLVSIVPA from the coding sequence GTCCGGCGACCTGCACATGGGCCATGCCGAGGCCTTCGTGATGGGCGACATCGTTGCCCGTTACTGGAAGCTGTGCGGCTACGACGTGATGCATCCGATCGGCTGGGACTCCTTCGGGCTGCCCGCCGAGAACGCCGCCATCGCCCGCGACGCTCACCCGGCCGACTGGACCTACGCCAACATCGACACCCAGGCCGGCTCCTTCAAGCGCTACGGACTGGGCTTGGACTGGTCGCGCCGGCTGCACACCTCCGACCCGGAGTACTACCGCTGGACCCAGTGGCTGTTCCTGCGCTTCTACGAGCGCGGTCTGGCCTACCGCAAGGACAGCTACGTCAACTGGTGCCCGAACGACCAGACAGTGCTGGCCAACGAGCAGGTCGTCCAGGGACTGTGTGAGCGCTGCAGCGCCGTGGTCACCAAGCGCAAGCTCACCCAGTGGTACTTCAAGATCACCGACTACGCGCAGCGGCTGCTCGATGACATGTCACTGATCGAGGGGCATTGGCCCGATCGAGTGCTGACCATGCAGCGCAACTGGATCGGACGCTCCGAGGGCGCCTACGTCGACTTCCAGGTCGAGGGACGCGAGGAGCCGGTCCGGGTCTTCACCACCCGTCCGGACACCCTCTACGGTGCCACCTTCTTCGTGGTGGCCCCCGAGGCCGCCCTGGCCGCAGAGATCGTCACCGACGAGCAGCGTCCGGCGTTCGAGGAGTACCTGGAGGCCACCAAGCGGGCCACCGAGATCGAGCGGCAGTCCTCCGAGCGTCCCAAGTCGGGCGTGTTCCTGGGCGTCCACGCCATCAACCCGGTGAACAACGAGCTGCTGCCGATCTACGCGGCCGACTACGTGCTGGCCGACTACGGCACCGGCGCAGTGATGGCCGTCCCGGCTCACGACCAGCGCGACCTCGACTTCGCCAAGGCGTTCAACCTGCCGGTGCGGGTGGTCGTCGAGACCGGCTTGCCTGATCCGGCCGAGACCTTCGTGGCCACCCCGGGCGACGGCAGCTATGTGAACTCCCCGGTGCTGGAGGGCCTGGCCGACAAGAAGGCCGGTATCGCGGCTATCACCGCCAGCCTGGCCGAGCAGGGACGTGGCGAGTCCGCGGTCACCTTCCGGCTGCGCGACTGGCTGCTCAGCCGGCAGCGCTTCTGGGGCTGCCCGATTCCGATCATCCACTGCGCCACCTGTGGTGAGGTGCCGGTGCCCGACGATCAGCTGCCGGTCCGGCTGCCCGACCTGCGCGGTGCGGCTCTGGCTCCGAAGGGCACCAGCCCGCTGGCCTCGGCCACCGACTGGGTGAACGTCTCCTGCCCGAAGTGCGGCGGTGCGGCGCAGCGGGACACCGACACCATGGACACCTTCGTGGACTCGTCCTGGTACTACTTCCGTTACTGCTCGCCGAACTACACCGAGGGTCCGTTCGACCCGGCCGAGGTGGCCAAGTGGATGCCGGTGGCCCAGTACGTCGGCGGTGTCGAGCACGCGATCCTGCATCTGCTGTACTCGCGGTTCTTCACCAAGGTGCTCTCCGACATCGGCCTGGTCGACTTCCCGGAGCCGTTCATGTCCTTGATGAACCAGGGACAGGTGATCAACCAGGGCAAGGCCATGAGCAAGTCGCTGGGCAACGGGGTGGACCTGGGCAAGCAGATCGACGAGTTCGGGGTGGACGCCATCCGCACCACCGTGGTCTTCGCCGGCCCGCCGGAGGACGACATCGACTGGGCCGACGTCTCGCCCGGCTCGACCCTGAAGTTCCTGCAGCGGGCCTTCCGGCTGGCCCAGGACGTCGCCAGCCCGGTCGACACCGATCCGGCCTCCGGTGATCTGAACCTGCGTCGGGCCACCCACCGCTCGGTCGCCGATGTCACCGAAGCGCTGGAGTCCAAGCGGTTCAACGTGGCCGTGGCCCGAATCATGGAGCTGGTCAACGCCACCCGCAAGGCGATCGACGCCGGGCCTGGTGCCGCTGATCCGGCCGTCCGTGAGGCCGCCGAGGCTGTCGCGGTGATCCTCAGCCCGATCGCGCCCTATGTGGCCGAGGAGATGTGGGAGCTGCTCGGTCATACGCCGTCGGTGGCCGCGGCATCCTGGCCGAAGGTCGATCCGGCGCTGCTGGTTGCTGAGCAGGTCACCTGTGTGGTGCAGGTGCAGGGCAAGGTTCGCGCCAAGCTGGACGTCTCGCCGAGCATCTCCGCCGAAGAACTCGAGGCGGTCGCGCTGGCCGATCCGGGCGTGCAGCGGGCCTTGGACGGCCGCGCCGTGCGCCAGGTGATCGTCCGGGCGCCCAAGCTGGTCAGCATCGTCCCGGCCTGA
- a CDS encoding ComEA family DNA-binding protein, with the protein MRIPAEAELSEVVRARLEHLLSELEPAVTGEPRRAWAPKSSSVPSQEPAVPVGESAAGAGVAASAPAVVARVLSFGREHLVAVVLILVVGTVWTGYSLFQARTTPVAAAVAPTILAMPTPTPTPTPSPASVLVHVLGSVHRPGVVQLDEGSRVQDAIAAAGGLTGDADPGELNLAAVLVDGSQLKIGTKKHPGGELRSGATGEPGSPAGGAAEAKISLNTATVAQLDTLPGIGPVTAQKILDWRTEHGKYTAITELQEVDGIGPKTYADLAARVRL; encoded by the coding sequence GTGAGGATTCCCGCCGAAGCTGAGTTGAGCGAGGTGGTTCGGGCTCGGCTCGAGCACCTGCTGTCCGAGCTGGAGCCTGCCGTGACCGGTGAGCCGAGGCGGGCGTGGGCTCCGAAGTCGTCCAGCGTCCCTAGCCAGGAGCCTGCGGTTCCGGTGGGGGAGTCGGCCGCTGGGGCGGGCGTGGCGGCGTCCGCTCCAGCGGTGGTGGCGCGGGTGTTGAGCTTCGGGCGTGAGCATCTGGTCGCGGTGGTGCTGATCTTGGTGGTGGGGACGGTCTGGACCGGCTACAGCCTGTTCCAGGCGCGGACGACGCCGGTGGCTGCGGCCGTGGCTCCGACGATCCTGGCCATGCCCACTCCTACCCCCACGCCGACGCCGAGTCCGGCATCGGTGCTGGTCCACGTGCTCGGCAGTGTGCACCGGCCGGGGGTGGTCCAGTTGGATGAGGGCAGTCGGGTGCAGGATGCGATCGCGGCGGCCGGTGGCCTGACCGGCGACGCCGATCCCGGTGAGCTCAACCTGGCGGCGGTGTTGGTGGACGGCTCGCAACTGAAGATCGGCACCAAGAAGCACCCCGGTGGCGAGCTCCGATCCGGTGCCACTGGTGAGCCTGGTAGCCCTGCGGGCGGGGCTGCGGAGGCGAAGATCTCGCTGAACACCGCCACCGTGGCCCAGTTGGACACGCTGCCCGGGATCGGGCCGGTGACTGCGCAGAAGATCCTCGACTGGCGCACCGAGCACGGCAAGTACACCGCCATCACCGAGCTGCAGGAGGTGGACGGAATCGGCCCCAAGACCTATGCCGACCTCGCCGCGCGCGTCCGGCTCTGA
- a CDS encoding ComEC/Rec2 family competence protein has translation MPTSPRASGSDIDYRPPLLALAAWLGAWLGTGLSPLIALLGIAVAGLFAALLRRRPLIAAVAITLACCAGLATLHSWSVHSNPVAELANDGAVVVADLEVHQGQLSDSSPGGPTWIATARLVAVEGRGQLWQSGAELRVSATGALLDVWEELPVGSTVRATVKLGPTDPIDQVSGWGSLRSPPTVLADPGPVDAAVNHVRAGLRTAVAGLPEEPRGLLPGLVLGDTLQMPSTLVAEFTVAGLTHLTAVSGANLMLLLAAVYWLGGRLGVLGWWRRGLGLLTVAAFVVLCRGEPSVLRAAAMGLVGLAALGWASAGQGLRYLSWAIVGLVMFDPWLSRSVGFVLSVLASAGIIWWARRWSKVLATWLPGWLAEAIAVPIAAQLATQPVVTAISGQVSVVGVLANLVAAPLVGPATVLGFAAAGLSVIVPPAAVALGWAGGGFAQVLCWVAHAATAFPGAAVTWPASPAGLALLVVGCGVLSLAAPLMWARPWLSVLVGLALVFALIRAPSVPGWPAKDWLVVSCDVGQGDATVLRAGPDAAVVVDTGPDPALVDRCLSQLGITRVPWLILTHLHADHAAGVAGVARGRRVERLLYSGVETPTGNWREALAALPEVPRVVAGPGTVIGAGQVRVQVLSRRPLLAPGVDDQDSSEENDSSLVMRAELPGLRVVLAGDVEPAGQDAALATGADLSAQVLLVPHHGSARQSEGFLRSIGASVALISVGAHNDYGHPAARTLSTVGSTGARVFRTDRNGAIAVASGPDGLLVTTQRPS, from the coding sequence ATGCCGACCTCGCCGCGCGCGTCCGGCTCTGACATCGACTATCGACCGCCGCTGCTGGCGTTGGCCGCGTGGCTGGGCGCCTGGCTGGGCACCGGGCTGTCGCCCCTGATCGCCCTGCTGGGGATCGCCGTGGCCGGGTTGTTCGCCGCCTTGCTGAGGCGCCGTCCGCTGATCGCCGCCGTCGCTATCACGCTGGCCTGTTGTGCAGGCCTGGCCACGCTGCATAGCTGGTCGGTGCACTCCAACCCGGTGGCCGAACTGGCCAATGACGGTGCGGTGGTGGTCGCCGATCTCGAGGTCCACCAGGGTCAGCTCAGCGACAGTTCGCCCGGCGGACCGACCTGGATCGCGACTGCCCGGCTGGTCGCGGTGGAGGGACGCGGGCAGCTGTGGCAGTCCGGAGCTGAGCTGCGGGTATCGGCCACCGGTGCGCTGCTCGACGTGTGGGAGGAACTGCCGGTGGGCAGCACCGTCCGGGCCACGGTGAAGCTCGGCCCCACCGACCCGATCGACCAGGTCAGCGGCTGGGGCAGCCTGCGTTCACCGCCGACGGTGCTGGCCGACCCGGGCCCGGTGGACGCCGCGGTGAACCACGTCCGGGCAGGCCTGCGGACGGCCGTGGCCGGCCTCCCCGAGGAACCGCGGGGGTTACTGCCGGGCCTGGTCCTGGGCGATACCTTGCAGATGCCGTCCACCCTGGTCGCCGAGTTCACGGTGGCCGGGCTGACCCACCTCACGGCGGTGTCCGGGGCCAACCTGATGTTGCTGTTGGCGGCGGTTTACTGGCTCGGCGGACGGCTGGGCGTCCTCGGCTGGTGGCGGCGCGGTCTGGGGCTGCTCACGGTGGCCGCCTTCGTGGTGCTGTGCCGGGGCGAGCCCAGCGTGCTGCGGGCGGCGGCCATGGGGCTGGTCGGGCTGGCTGCCCTGGGCTGGGCCAGCGCCGGGCAGGGGCTGCGCTACTTGTCCTGGGCGATCGTCGGGCTGGTCATGTTCGATCCGTGGCTGTCCCGCTCGGTCGGCTTCGTCTTGTCGGTGCTGGCCAGTGCCGGGATCATCTGGTGGGCCCGGCGTTGGTCGAAGGTGCTGGCGACGTGGCTTCCGGGCTGGCTGGCCGAGGCGATCGCGGTGCCGATCGCGGCCCAGCTGGCCACCCAGCCGGTGGTCACCGCGATCTCGGGACAAGTGAGCGTGGTCGGCGTGCTGGCCAATCTGGTGGCCGCGCCGCTGGTCGGACCGGCCACCGTGCTGGGGTTCGCGGCGGCCGGGCTTTCGGTGATCGTCCCGCCGGCCGCGGTGGCGCTCGGCTGGGCCGGCGGCGGCTTCGCCCAGGTGCTGTGCTGGGTAGCTCACGCGGCGACCGCGTTCCCGGGGGCGGCCGTCACCTGGCCGGCCAGCCCGGCCGGACTGGCTCTGCTGGTGGTCGGCTGTGGCGTCCTGTCCTTGGCGGCGCCGCTGATGTGGGCTCGCCCGTGGCTGAGTGTGCTGGTCGGCTTGGCTCTGGTGTTCGCGCTGATCCGGGCCCCGAGTGTGCCGGGTTGGCCGGCCAAGGACTGGCTGGTGGTCAGCTGTGATGTGGGTCAGGGGGACGCCACCGTGTTGCGGGCCGGGCCGGATGCGGCAGTCGTGGTGGACACCGGCCCCGACCCAGCTCTGGTGGATCGCTGCTTGTCCCAGCTCGGGATCACCCGGGTGCCGTGGCTGATCCTCACTCATCTGCACGCCGACCACGCCGCCGGAGTGGCCGGAGTGGCCAGGGGACGCCGCGTCGAGCGGCTGCTCTACTCGGGCGTGGAGACTCCGACCGGCAACTGGAGAGAGGCGCTGGCTGCCCTGCCCGAGGTGCCGCGCGTCGTCGCCGGTCCGGGGACGGTGATCGGGGCCGGCCAGGTCCGGGTGCAGGTGCTATCCCGGCGTCCGCTGCTGGCCCCCGGCGTCGATGATCAGGACTCGTCCGAGGAGAACGACTCCTCGCTGGTGATGCGGGCCGAGCTACCCGGCCTGCGCGTGGTGCTGGCCGGCGACGTCGAGCCGGCCGGACAGGACGCCGCGCTGGCCACCGGCGCCGACCTGAGCGCCCAGGTGCTGCTGGTGCCGCACCACGGATCGGCGCGACAGTCCGAGGGCTTCCTGCGCTCGATCGGCGCTTCGGTGGCCCTGATCAGCGTCGGCGCACACAACGACTACGGCCACCCGGCGGCCCGCACCCTGTCCACCGTCGGCTCCACCGGCGCCCGGGTCTTCCGCACCGACCGCAACGGAGCCATCGCGGTGGCGTCCGGTCCGGACGGGCTGCTGGTCACCACCCAGCGCCCGTCCTGA